One Tunturibacter gelidoferens genomic region harbors:
- a CDS encoding Rne/Rng family ribonuclease yields the protein MSKEIYISSTPHETRLAIVENDALTEIYYERENEYTLAGSIYNGKVTRVLPGMQSSFVDIGLERDAFLYITDFMEEAGDSADFDTNGDSGRRSEGRRNDRGNGSATTIEGTVASPPDRLDQTSDSGVRSSERTDRGSRGDRGRGGRGRRDRGGNRDRQPVADPLAPTSPDDAFDAPVADYLSADQPAENIITDRNDGGEIGEGAPGADGSRRWRGRRGRRRSRGPGQRDESPNVASAAPDNASAEVAYDEDSFDIDGAAAPIAPSSSPTAPIASAYGTPETTTASSAENADRGNRDRGNDRGERNDRGGRNRGGRNDRGNRGDRGGRDREPRIPRGFAPKTSLYGVDDSPAYDQAPELDANAPEPIVLPGESLSKYRKGGDEPVAAASKPLEINVIVPSAPAFTIPEGWDGGSILPGESLSRHRRQENRNEPRAEHRQEARADYRNASPAASQPRAEVVREADGFSVAETLEEQPEVLLATHPDLISPEQLQHETPAEPFEYEPTEASASYRIDPAAPSEYRQSAPVLDAPEEIQPETSAEPQAYDHSAVHSITPGPDEHVAQLHAESAPAEYEPFDWQTPAVTHVESASAVHAETAPAPHELTTLHATGEMHSEAPVAIFTPEHATETVSPIEHETAVANPADNVIADEAAPQHFAPGIGSLEEETLEEEDFNTTLHASSIEEMDDFEEEETLEGAADLGTMIREMSIDQITRSGNVDEEEEDDLEEEDAIYDPLVGDLEDTDEEDLDESDTEEDVLHEEFVEGDEVAANGFDQSQAGAAAPATDRNRDQDRGRGRRDGRRDGRRGDRYGRGDRNDRPRNTGGAGDRERASGGGGRDRRGGRSSMQSTNLPAISELLKPGQEILVQIAKEPIAKKGARITSHIALPGRFLVFMPTVNHTGVSRKIDSDSERRRLKEILLSEKGEAAGGFIVRTAASGASEEELRSDLRFLLNLWADIKQRSESSKSPALIYHDLNLVERILRDQVTDNFSAIWVDSESEYERVLRFLQRFQPSLIRRVKLYTKETPLFEQFGITEEINKALRSKVWLKSGGSIVINQTEALVAIDINTGKFVGKTARLEDTIVKTNLDAIPEIVRQIRLRDLGGIIIIDFIDMDERKNRNKVMAALEEELKTDRAPSKVLQFNDFGLVAITRKRVKQSLERTLSTTCNICTGTGMVKSPVTVCNDIYIEMRKMQKHLDRGDVMLRVNPEVVKQLKAPGTKWLQEMEEMVGKTILVKSDPSLHPEQFDIH from the coding sequence ATGTCGAAAGAAATTTATATCTCCAGTACTCCCCACGAGACTCGTCTCGCCATCGTCGAAAACGACGCCCTAACCGAAATCTATTACGAGCGCGAGAACGAATACACCCTCGCCGGATCCATTTATAACGGCAAAGTCACGCGCGTTCTGCCAGGCATGCAGTCCTCCTTCGTGGATATCGGCCTCGAGCGCGACGCCTTCCTTTACATCACGGACTTCATGGAGGAGGCCGGGGACTCGGCTGACTTCGATACCAACGGCGACTCCGGCCGCCGCTCCGAGGGTCGGCGCAATGACCGCGGCAACGGCAGCGCCACCACCATCGAAGGCACGGTAGCCAGCCCTCCGGACCGCCTCGACCAGACCAGCGACTCCGGTGTTCGCTCTTCTGAGCGCACGGACCGCGGTAGCCGTGGCGACCGTGGCCGCGGTGGCAGAGGCCGTCGTGACCGCGGCGGCAACCGCGACCGCCAGCCCGTCGCCGACCCGCTCGCGCCCACGTCGCCGGATGACGCCTTCGATGCGCCGGTCGCCGACTACCTCTCTGCCGACCAGCCAGCGGAAAACATCATCACCGACCGAAACGATGGAGGCGAGATCGGCGAAGGAGCGCCGGGCGCTGATGGCAGCCGCCGCTGGCGTGGCCGTCGTGGCCGTCGTCGTAGCCGTGGCCCGGGGCAACGCGACGAGTCGCCGAACGTCGCCAGTGCCGCTCCAGATAACGCCTCCGCTGAGGTCGCCTATGACGAAGACTCTTTCGACATCGACGGAGCCGCCGCACCTATTGCGCCTTCCAGTAGCCCGACTGCGCCAATCGCCTCTGCCTATGGGACCCCCGAGACGACCACCGCCTCTTCTGCGGAGAACGCAGACCGTGGCAATCGCGACCGGGGAAATGACCGTGGCGAGCGCAACGATCGCGGGGGACGTAATCGCGGAGGCCGCAACGACCGCGGCAATCGAGGTGACCGTGGCGGCCGTGATCGCGAGCCGCGCATCCCTCGCGGCTTCGCTCCAAAAACCTCGCTCTACGGCGTCGACGACTCACCCGCCTACGATCAGGCGCCTGAACTCGATGCAAACGCTCCAGAGCCCATCGTTCTCCCTGGCGAGTCTCTCTCCAAGTACCGCAAAGGCGGAGACGAGCCTGTAGCCGCGGCGTCAAAGCCTCTCGAGATAAACGTCATCGTCCCATCCGCGCCGGCATTCACCATTCCAGAGGGCTGGGATGGCGGATCGATACTTCCTGGCGAGTCACTCTCCCGTCATCGCCGCCAGGAGAATCGCAACGAGCCTCGCGCAGAGCATCGCCAGGAGGCCCGTGCAGACTACCGCAATGCCAGCCCCGCGGCTTCACAGCCTCGCGCCGAAGTCGTTCGCGAAGCTGACGGATTCAGCGTCGCGGAGACTCTTGAGGAGCAGCCTGAGGTTCTTCTCGCCACGCATCCCGACCTCATCTCCCCCGAGCAACTTCAGCACGAGACACCGGCCGAGCCGTTCGAATACGAACCCACCGAAGCCTCTGCCTCCTACCGCATCGACCCGGCAGCTCCCAGCGAGTACCGCCAGAGCGCGCCAGTGCTCGATGCTCCAGAGGAGATCCAGCCGGAGACCTCGGCCGAGCCGCAAGCTTACGACCACAGCGCCGTTCACAGCATCACCCCGGGTCCGGACGAGCACGTTGCGCAGTTGCACGCTGAGTCGGCACCCGCTGAGTACGAACCATTTGACTGGCAGACCCCTGCAGTAACCCATGTCGAGTCTGCATCCGCTGTTCATGCCGAGACCGCACCTGCGCCTCACGAGCTGACCACGCTTCACGCCACCGGCGAGATGCACTCTGAGGCTCCGGTCGCGATCTTTACGCCCGAGCATGCCACCGAAACCGTCTCGCCGATTGAGCACGAGACTGCTGTCGCGAATCCAGCTGACAATGTCATCGCAGATGAAGCGGCTCCCCAGCACTTTGCGCCTGGCATCGGGTCACTCGAAGAGGAGACACTCGAGGAGGAGGACTTCAACACCACTCTCCACGCCAGCTCTATTGAAGAGATGGACGACTTTGAGGAAGAAGAGACCCTCGAAGGCGCAGCCGATCTCGGCACCATGATCCGCGAGATGTCCATCGACCAGATCACGCGCTCCGGCAACGTGGACGAAGAGGAAGAGGACGACCTCGAAGAAGAGGACGCTATCTACGATCCTCTCGTCGGCGATCTTGAGGACACTGACGAAGAAGACCTCGACGAATCCGACACCGAAGAAGATGTTCTGCATGAGGAGTTCGTTGAAGGCGATGAAGTAGCTGCCAACGGATTCGATCAGTCGCAGGCTGGTGCTGCGGCTCCCGCGACCGATCGCAATCGTGATCAGGACCGTGGCCGTGGCCGCCGCGATGGTCGTCGAGATGGCCGCCGCGGAGACCGATATGGCCGCGGCGATCGCAACGACCGTCCTCGCAACACTGGCGGCGCTGGCGATCGTGAGCGTGCTAGCGGCGGCGGTGGCCGCGATCGTCGTGGTGGTCGCAGCTCCATGCAGTCCACAAATCTTCCAGCCATCAGCGAGTTGCTCAAGCCAGGCCAGGAGATCCTCGTTCAGATCGCGAAGGAGCCGATTGCAAAGAAGGGCGCACGCATCACCTCGCACATTGCGCTCCCGGGCCGTTTCCTGGTCTTCATGCCAACCGTCAACCACACCGGCGTCTCCCGCAAGATCGACTCTGATAGCGAACGCCGTCGCCTGAAGGAGATTCTGCTCAGCGAGAAAGGCGAGGCTGCTGGCGGGTTCATCGTCCGCACCGCCGCATCAGGAGCCAGCGAAGAGGAGCTTCGCTCCGACCTGCGCTTCCTCCTCAACCTCTGGGCCGACATCAAGCAGCGCTCCGAGTCTTCGAAGTCGCCAGCGCTCATCTATCACGACCTCAATCTCGTTGAGCGCATCCTTCGCGATCAGGTTACGGATAACTTCTCCGCCATCTGGGTCGACAGCGAAAGTGAATACGAGCGCGTTCTGCGATTCCTGCAGCGCTTCCAGCCCTCGCTGATTCGCCGCGTGAAGCTCTACACCAAAGAGACTCCTCTCTTCGAGCAGTTCGGCATCACCGAAGAGATCAATAAGGCCCTCCGCTCCAAGGTATGGCTGAAGTCCGGCGGCTCCATCGTCATCAACCAGACCGAGGCCCTCGTCGCGATCGACATCAACACCGGCAAGTTCGTCGGCAAGACGGCGCGCCTCGAAGACACCATCGTCAAGACCAACCTCGATGCGATCCCAGAGATCGTCCGTCAGATTCGTCTGCGCGATCTTGGCGGCATCATCATCATCGACTTCATCGACATGGACGAGCGAAAGAACCGCAACAAGGTCATGGCTGCGCTCGAAGAGGAGTTGAAGACCGATCGAGCCCCTTCGAAGGTTCTTCAGTTCAATGACTTTGGCCTGGTCGCCATTACTCGCAAACGCGTCAAGCAGTCGCTGGAGCGCACGTTGTCCACCACCTGCAACATCTGCACTGGTACTGGCATGGTCAAGTCGCCCGTCACGGTCTGCAACGACATCTACATCGAGATGCGCAAGATGCAGAAGCACCTGGACCGCGGCGACGTGATGCTTCGCGTCAACCCCGAGGTTGTCAAACAACTCAAAGCGCCAGGCACCAAATGGCTTCAGGAGATGGAAGAGATGGTCGGCAAGACGATCCTCGTCAAATCCGATCCCAGCTTGCACCC
- the mreC gene encoding rod shape-determining protein MreC, whose amino-acid sequence MESFFTRFKNVLVLVAILLAQTIGLAVQVRRPVESGAPDSNRVTLIRYWAVSIVTPFERFFHGIGHTVRYGWSDYVDLRNTRQQNHDLQEQIARLRLEQASFAEDAMQGHRLQAMLDFQQHYVSTTVAAQVIGTSGNDLSRVVYIDKGAKDGLKADQAVITPDGIVGKIRDVFPHTSQVLLINDQTSGAGVLLATTRIRAILRGSTTGQILINNLTPDDRIKPGEQVLSSGGDQVYPRGLPVGTIESIKVDPDHQPYTLIQLRPAANLNQLEEVLVITGTQTTLPVAAQKDLAAGVVTAETQAAAKQLADQQTAEAAARSAAQIVADRLPSIHEGDDAAKTGAATTPAATTPPLNVVPKPLPTIHSDRYSPGATPSAASLKPGAPEAANPVVPQTTPDATTQPATQKPVQPKPRKPQPQPDSAQPPAQSPNPQP is encoded by the coding sequence ATGGAATCTTTCTTCACACGGTTTAAAAATGTTCTGGTGCTGGTGGCGATCCTGCTGGCCCAGACGATCGGCCTGGCGGTGCAGGTGCGCCGTCCGGTCGAATCGGGTGCGCCCGACAGCAACAGGGTTACGCTTATCCGCTATTGGGCCGTCTCCATCGTTACTCCGTTTGAGCGATTCTTCCATGGGATCGGCCACACTGTTCGCTATGGATGGTCCGACTATGTCGACCTGCGCAACACCCGCCAACAGAACCACGACCTTCAGGAGCAGATCGCACGGCTCCGGCTGGAGCAGGCTTCTTTCGCCGAAGACGCCATGCAGGGGCATCGGCTGCAGGCCATGCTCGACTTCCAGCAACACTACGTCTCCACCACTGTCGCGGCGCAGGTGATTGGGACGAGCGGCAATGATCTCTCTCGCGTGGTCTATATAGATAAAGGCGCGAAGGATGGCCTGAAGGCGGACCAGGCGGTTATTACTCCGGACGGCATCGTCGGGAAGATCCGGGATGTCTTCCCGCACACGTCGCAGGTGTTGCTGATTAACGACCAGACCTCGGGGGCAGGCGTGCTGCTTGCAACCACGCGGATTCGTGCAATTCTTCGCGGCAGCACCACTGGCCAGATCCTTATCAATAATTTGACCCCGGACGATCGCATTAAGCCCGGCGAGCAGGTGCTCAGCTCCGGCGGCGACCAGGTTTATCCGCGCGGGCTTCCCGTCGGCACGATCGAGTCGATCAAGGTTGACCCGGATCACCAGCCTTACACGCTCATCCAGCTTCGACCCGCGGCGAATTTGAATCAGCTTGAGGAGGTTCTGGTGATCACGGGGACACAGACCACGCTCCCCGTGGCCGCCCAGAAGGATCTGGCTGCAGGTGTTGTGACTGCCGAGACTCAGGCCGCTGCCAAACAGCTCGCAGATCAGCAGACTGCCGAGGCTGCTGCCCGGTCGGCCGCCCAGATAGTGGCTGATCGCCTGCCGAGCATTCATGAGGGAGACGACGCCGCCAAGACCGGAGCCGCGACGACACCCGCCGCCACTACTCCTCCGCTCAATGTCGTGCCGAAGCCGCTTCCGACTATTCACTCAGACCGCTATTCGCCAGGAGCAACTCCATCGGCGGCCAGTCTCAAGCCTGGCGCTCCTGAGGCGGCCAATCCGGTTGTGCCTCAAACGACTCCGGACGCAACGACTCAGCCAGCCACGCAGAAGCCGGTGCAGCCAAAGCCTCGGAAACCTCAGCCTCAACCGGACTCGGCTCAGCCCCCGGCCCAGTCCCCAAACCCGCAGCCGTAG
- the mreD gene encoding rod shape-determining protein MreD, protein MATRSFTSRRELEQHSFPSAVALLVPLGAILLQALLPRPFPRLAILDLPLIVTIFFAVSRRNPVAGTLTGAAIGLLQDALTAQPIGVNGMAKSVIGYIAASIGIQVDVENLTTRILINFGFFLINSFLLFLINRRLLGLTNFHIYWGHEFFRAAINTVVALPIFFLLDNTKRTE, encoded by the coding sequence ATGGCCACCCGCAGCTTTACATCCCGTCGAGAGCTAGAGCAGCACAGCTTTCCTTCTGCCGTCGCGTTGCTCGTTCCGTTGGGGGCGATCCTTCTGCAGGCGCTGCTCCCCAGGCCGTTTCCGCGACTTGCCATCCTCGATCTCCCTCTGATCGTCACCATCTTCTTCGCTGTCTCGCGTCGCAATCCTGTCGCAGGAACCCTTACTGGAGCAGCCATTGGGCTTCTTCAGGACGCCCTCACCGCTCAGCCCATCGGGGTCAACGGCATGGCGAAGTCGGTCATCGGGTACATCGCGGCCAGCATTGGCATCCAGGTTGACGTGGAAAACCTTACGACCCGCATTCTTATCAACTTCGGCTTCTTTCTTATCAATAGCTTCCTGCTCTTCCTCATCAACCGCCGTCTCCTTGGACTCACAAACTTCCACATCTATTGGGGCCACGAGTTTTTCCGCGCTGCAATCAATACAGTCGTAGCCCTTCCCATTTTTTTTCTCCTCGATAACACGAAGCGCACCGAGTAA
- the rodA gene encoding rod shape-determining protein RodA: MPRFSSYRDFDWVLLGFVLLLSLISVLEIKSATLHTKFHGFDHKQIQFLAGGIFLMFVISLIDYHRLIDIIHWAYGVSVLSLIAVLIVGTKVLGGRRWIKFPGGIHFQPSEWVKLVLILAVARYFWGLAGKELTWGDIGKAAAMVVVPMALVLKQPDLGTALTYLPILICGLFLGGIRVKQVGLVVLALAIIGGVAWKSGKHLKPYQQARINAFMDPDSDPRGSGYQIRQSLIAVGSGGIWGKGANKGTQTQGDFLPIPYTDFIFAAFCEEHGFVGAIGVLLLYFLILMRLIQNAQTASDLPGSFIIMGVVAVIVFQIAVNVGMVVGLMPVTGIPLPLLSYGGSSVLFTFLSLGIVMNIRMRRFVN, from the coding sequence ATGCCCCGTTTCTCCTCCTACCGCGACTTCGATTGGGTACTTCTCGGATTCGTGCTTCTGCTTTCGCTCATCTCTGTCCTCGAGATCAAGTCGGCCACGCTCCACACCAAGTTCCACGGCTTCGATCATAAGCAGATCCAGTTCCTGGCCGGCGGCATCTTCCTGATGTTCGTCATCTCCCTGATCGACTATCACCGCCTGATCGACATCATCCACTGGGCCTATGGCGTCAGCGTGCTGTCGCTCATTGCGGTCCTGATCGTCGGCACCAAGGTGCTGGGCGGGCGGCGCTGGATCAAATTTCCCGGCGGCATCCACTTTCAGCCGTCCGAGTGGGTCAAGCTCGTGCTCATCCTCGCGGTGGCCCGCTACTTCTGGGGGCTTGCGGGTAAGGAACTCACGTGGGGGGACATCGGCAAGGCTGCCGCTATGGTCGTAGTCCCGATGGCGCTCGTGCTCAAGCAGCCGGATCTCGGGACTGCGTTGACCTATCTGCCTATTTTGATCTGCGGATTGTTCCTCGGCGGCATCCGCGTCAAGCAGGTTGGCCTGGTGGTGCTGGCGCTGGCGATCATCGGCGGCGTCGCATGGAAGAGCGGTAAGCATCTGAAGCCATACCAACAGGCGCGCATCAATGCCTTCATGGACCCCGACTCCGACCCGCGCGGCTCCGGCTACCAGATCCGCCAATCTCTGATCGCTGTCGGCTCCGGCGGGATCTGGGGCAAGGGTGCGAACAAGGGCACCCAGACCCAGGGTGACTTCCTCCCCATTCCTTACACCGACTTCATCTTCGCGGCCTTCTGCGAAGAACACGGCTTCGTGGGAGCCATCGGGGTTTTGCTTCTCTATTTCCTCATCCTCATGCGCCTGATCCAAAACGCCCAGACTGCCTCCGATCTACCCGGAAGCTTCATCATCATGGGGGTGGTCGCAGTAATCGTCTTCCAGATCGCGGTCAATGTCGGCATGGTCGTCGGCCTGATGCCGGTCACGGGCATCCCTCTGCCGTTGCTGAGCTATGGCGGCTCCTCGGTTCTGTTTACGTTTCTCTCGCTCGGCATTGTGATGAACATTCGCATGCGGCGGTTCGTCAATTAG
- the era gene encoding GTPase Era: MAFRSGFVSIIGRPNAGKSTLLNALLGQKLAIVTHKPQTTRTRIHGVLEVPLKKKAKGEPGHPAAQVVLVDTPGIHKPDTQLDKRMMQEVHDALESRDAVLFIVDVTHRLPKTPGAGDSGKTTGRMGMSAAEDDFALSLIKKLECPVILVLNKMDAIPKKDLLPLIAHWSTLHSFADVIPISARKKEGLDLLLEKIVGQLKEGQRYFPKHQLTDQPERFLVAELIREKILMLTGEEVPYATAVVIEKFEEPASMKKMKDGKLPVTKISAAIFCERTGQKAILIGKQGEMLKRIGTAARKDIESLLGTRVFLELFVKVQEEWRSSRGFVEDLDWRRQLELIAEKQQTEE; this comes from the coding sequence ATGGCCTTTCGCTCCGGTTTCGTCTCCATCATCGGTCGCCCCAACGCGGGGAAATCAACCTTGCTCAATGCGCTGCTCGGACAGAAGCTCGCTATCGTCACGCACAAACCGCAGACGACGCGCACCCGCATCCACGGTGTGCTCGAAGTTCCGTTGAAAAAGAAGGCTAAAGGCGAACCCGGGCATCCCGCCGCGCAGGTGGTTCTGGTCGACACACCGGGCATCCATAAGCCGGACACGCAGCTCGACAAACGGATGATGCAGGAGGTCCACGACGCGCTGGAGTCGCGCGACGCCGTGCTCTTCATCGTCGACGTGACCCACCGTCTGCCAAAGACTCCCGGTGCAGGCGACAGCGGCAAGACGACAGGGCGAATGGGCATGTCTGCCGCCGAAGACGACTTCGCGCTCTCGTTGATCAAAAAGCTGGAATGCCCCGTGATCTTGGTTCTCAACAAGATGGACGCGATTCCAAAGAAGGACCTGCTCCCGCTGATAGCGCACTGGTCCACGCTGCACTCCTTCGCCGACGTGATTCCAATCTCCGCCCGCAAGAAGGAAGGCCTCGATCTGCTTCTCGAAAAGATCGTTGGCCAGCTCAAAGAAGGCCAGCGCTACTTCCCAAAGCATCAACTGACCGACCAGCCGGAGCGCTTCCTCGTCGCCGAACTCATCCGCGAAAAAATCCTGATGCTGACCGGCGAAGAAGTTCCCTACGCGACTGCGGTAGTGATCGAGAAGTTCGAAGAGCCCGCCTCCATGAAGAAGATGAAGGACGGCAAGCTGCCGGTGACCAAAATCTCAGCCGCGATCTTCTGCGAGCGCACCGGACAGAAGGCGATCCTCATCGGCAAGCAGGGCGAGATGTTGAAGCGCATCGGCACCGCAGCCCGCAAAGACATCGAATCACTCCTCGGCACACGCGTCTTTCTCGAGCTCTTCGTCAAGGTTCAGGAGGAGTGGCGCTCCAGCCGCGGCTTCGTCGAAGACCTCGACTGGCGCCGCCAGTTGGAGTTGATTGCGGAAAAACAGCAAACGGAAGAGTGA
- the mrdA gene encoding penicillin-binding protein 2, producing MQLTHHIDPNDVGPNGRAEKVSAGKLHAAQYIVALILIVLITGLWRLQVLGADNFRALAEANRIRKVPILAPRGRLFDREGRLLVDNYPSVSCYLLREQVKDLDADLPLISQGLHIPIEQIQSTLRRYQIAPKYQPIPLKQDISPDEQAFIAAHRDELPELETLDEQRRLYPRDGFAAHLIGYVGEVSEQMLDDPRYAFYSPGDVVGRSGVEQTYDALLRGKDGSRDVIVNSHGKELGHLGQELAVPGKDLKLTIDLDLQIAAEKALDGKNGAIVAMDPHTGEILAMVSRPTYDPNQFSVRLTKNYWNEIINNPDHPLLNKSLQAQLAPGSTFKIIMSVAGLQENVAQTMHVSCNGGAEFYGHFYACDKHHGAVDINNAIPYSCDTFYYTLANRLGIDTIAKYATSVGLGQRTGIDLPDEVAGTMPSTAWKLKTQHDKWFAGETISVGIGQGAVTATPMQLARALSGIASGGVLRRPHVVFADEVPSDMQQAIQESFPGSGDATIPLTTENWQLITDAMANVTSSPIGTAYAAHLEGVDFAGKTGTAQVIGHDALAKTNKGHNTEPNAWFVGMAPRRNPDIVVAVLWEHGNWGNNSAKLASQIIDAYVNKQRKRDNNIRIATTPEPAKPATPTSEAPTVPSAE from the coding sequence ATGCAACTAACCCACCATATCGACCCGAATGACGTCGGCCCCAACGGCAGGGCCGAGAAGGTCTCTGCGGGGAAGCTTCATGCCGCTCAGTACATCGTCGCGCTCATTCTGATCGTACTTATCACCGGTCTGTGGCGGCTGCAGGTTCTTGGCGCTGATAACTTCCGCGCGCTCGCCGAAGCCAATCGCATTCGTAAGGTTCCAATCCTCGCTCCACGCGGTCGCCTGTTTGACCGAGAGGGCCGGCTGCTCGTCGACAACTACCCTTCGGTCTCCTGCTATTTGCTGCGCGAGCAGGTCAAAGACCTTGATGCCGATCTGCCTCTCATCTCGCAGGGTCTCCACATTCCCATCGAGCAGATCCAGTCCACGCTGCGCCGCTACCAGATCGCGCCCAAATATCAGCCCATTCCGTTGAAGCAGGACATCTCGCCCGACGAGCAGGCCTTCATCGCGGCCCATCGCGACGAACTTCCCGAGCTCGAGACCCTGGACGAGCAGCGCCGTCTCTATCCTCGGGATGGATTCGCCGCCCACCTTATCGGGTATGTCGGCGAAGTCTCTGAGCAGATGCTCGACGACCCACGCTACGCCTTCTACTCGCCCGGCGACGTCGTTGGCCGCTCTGGCGTTGAACAGACCTACGACGCGCTGCTTCGCGGGAAAGACGGCAGCCGCGACGTCATCGTCAACAGCCACGGCAAGGAGCTTGGCCACCTCGGCCAGGAGCTTGCTGTCCCAGGCAAAGACCTGAAGCTCACCATCGACCTCGACCTGCAGATTGCCGCTGAAAAAGCTCTCGATGGCAAGAACGGCGCCATCGTTGCGATGGATCCTCACACCGGCGAGATCCTCGCGATGGTCTCGCGCCCAACCTACGATCCCAACCAGTTCTCGGTTCGCCTCACCAAAAACTACTGGAACGAGATCATCAATAATCCCGATCACCCGCTGCTGAATAAGAGCCTCCAGGCGCAGCTCGCTCCGGGCAGCACCTTCAAGATCATCATGTCAGTCGCGGGTTTGCAGGAGAATGTAGCCCAGACCATGCACGTAAGCTGCAACGGTGGTGCGGAGTTCTACGGCCACTTCTATGCCTGTGACAAACACCACGGTGCGGTCGACATCAATAATGCGATTCCGTACTCCTGCGACACCTTCTACTACACGCTCGCTAATCGTCTTGGCATCGATACCATCGCGAAGTACGCTACATCTGTGGGTCTGGGTCAGAGAACAGGAATCGACCTGCCCGATGAGGTTGCCGGAACGATGCCCTCCACGGCGTGGAAGCTGAAGACTCAGCACGACAAGTGGTTCGCTGGCGAGACCATCTCGGTCGGCATCGGCCAGGGTGCAGTCACCGCGACGCCGATGCAGCTCGCGCGTGCGCTCAGTGGTATCGCGTCGGGCGGAGTTCTGCGCCGTCCCCACGTTGTCTTCGCTGATGAAGTTCCGTCCGACATGCAGCAGGCGATTCAGGAGTCTTTCCCCGGCTCTGGCGACGCGACGATTCCTCTAACCACTGAGAATTGGCAGCTGATCACCGACGCGATGGCCAACGTTACCAGCAGCCCTATCGGCACAGCCTACGCAGCGCATCTTGAAGGGGTCGACTTCGCGGGCAAGACAGGTACTGCCCAGGTGATTGGCCATGATGCTCTCGCGAAGACTAACAAAGGCCACAACACGGAACCCAACGCCTGGTTCGTCGGCATGGCGCCGCGACGCAATCCGGACATCGTTGTTGCCGTTCTCTGGGAGCACGGCAACTGGGGCAACAACTCGGCCAAGCTCGCATCCCAGATCATCGACGCCTACGTGAACAAGCAGCGGAAACGCGACAACAACATCCGCATCGCCACCACGCCTGAGCCTGCTAAACCCGCGACTCCTACCAGCGAAGCACCTACCGTACCGAGCGCCGAATAG
- a CDS encoding alpha/beta hydrolase → MRFTKLRTARRFARGLALLSSVTAPLFLSAQAIKPFSSIEVHSDRTVTFSYKDAAATTVELVVGGLPKKLPMKKDAAGIWTVTTPSLPPEIYGYHFEADGDFRLDPANPDTTINLVDVANELTVPGDTPQLWEVANVPHGVLHHYNYTTNTVLGLPQNQSRYYVYTPPGYDPKAPQPYPVLYLLHGWSDSDSGWTAVGRVDLILDNLLAQGKIKPMVVVMPLGYGDMSFIHQFHVWEDPAAIDRNTDLFAKALLTEVLPRVEADYHVSKDRNDRAITGLSMGGLESLEIGLSHTDKFAWVGGFSSAVHNLNYEGNLASLNPKAADLRLLWVACGTEDSLIEPNRRFVEFLKSKNMQVKQIETPGYHTWMVWRDNLSQFAPLLFQPK, encoded by the coding sequence ATGAGATTCACCAAACTGCGGACTGCTCGCAGATTCGCTCGAGGTCTGGCCCTGCTATCCTCCGTCACCGCACCACTTTTCCTTTCGGCTCAAGCCATCAAACCCTTCTCTTCGATCGAGGTTCATTCTGACCGGACGGTGACCTTCTCCTACAAAGATGCCGCGGCGACCACGGTTGAACTCGTGGTCGGCGGATTGCCGAAGAAGCTGCCGATGAAGAAGGATGCGGCCGGCATCTGGACGGTGACGACGCCGTCTTTGCCGCCCGAGATCTACGGATATCACTTCGAGGCGGACGGCGATTTCCGGCTCGATCCTGCCAATCCAGACACGACGATCAACCTGGTTGATGTCGCGAATGAGCTGACGGTACCAGGCGACACGCCGCAACTATGGGAGGTAGCTAACGTCCCGCACGGCGTCCTGCACCACTACAACTACACGACGAACACTGTCCTTGGCCTGCCTCAAAATCAGAGTCGTTACTACGTCTACACTCCGCCGGGCTATGACCCGAAGGCTCCGCAGCCGTATCCGGTCCTCTATCTGCTTCACGGGTGGAGCGATTCTGACTCGGGCTGGACGGCGGTGGGCCGCGTCGATCTGATCCTCGACAATCTGCTGGCACAGGGAAAGATCAAGCCGATGGTTGTGGTGATGCCGCTGGGCTACGGAGATATGTCCTTCATTCACCAGTTTCATGTCTGGGAAGATCCTGCCGCCATCGACCGGAACACCGACCTGTTTGCCAAGGCTTTGCTCACCGAGGTCCTTCCGCGTGTTGAGGCCGATTACCACGTCTCGAAGGATCGCAACGACCGCGCCATCACCGGACTCTCCATGGGCGGCCTTGAAAGCCTGGAGATCGGACTCTCGCACACCGATAAGTTTGCCTGGGTCGGAGGGTTCAGCTCGGCCGTTCACAACTTGAACTACGAGGGCAATTTGGCATCGCTCAACCCCAAGGCCGCCGATCTTCGCCTGCTTTGGGTGGCGTGCGGAACAGAGGATTCACTGATCGAGCCGAACCGAAGATTCGTTGAGTTTCTCAAGAGCAAGAACATGCAGGTGAAGCAGATCGAAACACCTGGCTACCACACGTGGATGGTCTGGCGGGATAATCTGAGCCAGTTTGCTCCGCTGCTCTTTCAGCCGAAGTAG